From Pyramidobacter piscolens W5455:
TTGACGCGGTCGTTGTCGCCCCAGTTCTGCGGCAGTTCGGTGACGCCGGCGTAGATGGGCGTGTAAACGGTCGTGTCGGGAGCGGCGAGGCCGAACCACAGCACGCCGCCGATCGCCGCGGGCAGGTCGGCGCGGGTCTGGCCGATGAAGCTGTACGAGCACTGAGGCACGGCGATAGCGCGTTCCCAGGAAGCCCATGCCTTGCGGTCTTCCATGTCGTGCTTGGGCTTCTGCGGACGGAAGCGGGCGGGCGAACCGAAGGGGCCGGCTGCCAGGCCTTTGGTCATGTCGTAGGGCGTTCCTTCGAGGTGATCGCTGTAGATCTTCTCCAGATCCTGAACGGTCAGCTTGTGATCGGGCTTGACCGAGAACGGATAATCCTGAAGGCCCGAGCCGGGCGTCAGTTTGAGGGAAGGCGCGACGATGTCGAAGGCCCGCCACTCGCGGCGCGAGCTGCCGAAGCTGTTCTTGGCCGCTTCGCCGTAGCTGCCGTTGTCGAAAATGTGTGAGAAGTTGAAGGGCTCGCCCTTCTTCCACCAGCCCATTTCTTCGGCCAGCGCGGTGATGTTGGCGGAATACATGAAGTTGTCCTTGTCGTTGAAGTCGATCACGCCGAGGCGGGAACGGTTGGCGCCGACGAAGAACTCGTCGTCGGGCACGCGGCGGGCCGCCCAGATGGCGCCCGGTTTGCCGCTGTCTTTCGTCCACAGCAGGCCGGCGCCGCAGATCTCGAAGACCCACAGTTCTTTGCCATCGCTGATGACCAGCCCCTCGCCGCCGTCGCCGTAGCCGTATTTTTCGGCCAGTTCGCCCATGACCTTGATCACTTCGCGGGCGGTCTTGCCGCGTTGCAGGCCGAGGGCCTCGAGGTTCTCGATGTAGAACAGGCCGCTGGCGCTCTGCACTTCGTCGCGGCCGGTCCACGTATGCTCGCCGATCATGACCTGATGCTCGTTGAGGAACGGATAGCCGATGTGGAAATACGTGTAGGTGCGCTCGGCCTGAGGGATCTGTCCGGCGACCGTCAGCGAACGGCCGGGACGGCTGTCCATGCAGGAGACGATCTTGACGTCGACCATTTCGCCGGGCTGGTGCTCGCCGCCGGGCACCACGCGCACGCGGGCGTCGTACCAGCTGTCGCAGGTATGGGCGACGAGGATCGAACCGTCGGCGGTGGCCTTCGGGCCGACGCCCATGGGCGTGCAGGCGACCGACGCCGAAGCGGCGGCCAGCAGCGCGGCGCTAGCGAAAAGCGTTGCGGAAATGCGTTTCATGTTCTTTTCCTCCTTGTGAATTGGTTTTGGGGCCTAATCGTAGTACAGACGACCCTTGGGAGCTTCGGCGGGATTGTGGAACAGGAATCCCAGTCCTTTCTCCATGATTTCGCCGTAACCGGGAACGCCTTCGATCAGAATGGTCTTGTCGGGATGGATCATGTTGTTGACTTCGATCAGCGTCAGCACGGTCTGTACGTGTCGCGCCACGCGTTTTTCCGCCGGCCAGCCGTTCTCGTCGATGGGCGAGTAGAGCAGATGGTGCTCGCCGGCCTTCATGACGAAGCGGTCTTTGCCCGACATCGCCAGCTCTTCGTCGGTGATGCCGCGGATACGGTCGAGCATTGGCTCGGCCACTTCGCACAGATAAGACGTGGCGTCGGAGTGGTCGCCGATCTCGCGGTGCGACAGGCCATGCAGGGCCTTGGGCGAGAATTCCATGCCGATGGGAACGTCGAACATCGTCGAGGTCAGCATCATCGAGGTCATGGCGCCGACGTCCTGTCCTTTTTCGTGCACGACCATCGTGTTCTCGACGGGATATTCCAGCTCGGCTTCGTGGAAGTCCATCGTCATGTCGACGTGTTCTTGGCGGATCAGCTGCATGGCAGCGTAATTCGTGCGTTCCGTGAGCAGCCCGTTGGCGCGCCCAGGCCAGGCGCGGTTGGCGTTGCGGATGTCCATGTAGGCCAGGTTCTGGCCGCTGGGGTAGTGGATGTACACTTCGGGATCGGGCCACGAGTCGAGAGGATTGCTGGCGCGGTCTCCGAAGCGCCAGCGTTTGACGCCCCAGTCCGTTTTGACGTGAGTGAAGCGGGGATAGGCTTCGCCCAGACGCGTGAGCGTCGAGCCGCTGGTGTTCAGGCGGTCGATGACGATCACCTGTCCCTGCGTGACCTTGACGTTTTCCGTGAAGGCCTGGGCCGACATGTTGGCGACCGGCTCTTCGGGATGCGTGCCGCCGATGATCAGAATCGTGCCGCCGGGCACGCCGCTGTCGAAGAAGTACACGTTGGCGTCGTTGACGGAGCCTTTGAGGCCGCCTTCGGGGTAATAATCGCTCAGCTTTTTGACCTGCGTCAGCGCCGCGCTGGGCACGACCGGTTCCTTGAATTCGCGGTGCTCCTTGAAGAGCATGCCCGCGGTGGCGGCCGCCGCTCCGGCGACGACGAGAGCAAGGCATTTTACGGCTTTCAGATTCATTGCGCGCCCCCTCCTTTTACTTGAGGCGCAGAAGGCGCAGTACGAAGGGCATCATGATGATGCTGTAAAGCACGGCTTTCTGCGGATCTTTCGTTTTGACGAAGTTCATGACCACCGCCAGCAGGAAGAACGCGGCGATCCCGTAATACAGCCACATAACGATATTGTTCAGCATGATCATGATCGACTAACCTCCAATCACAGCGGCGAGCTCTTTGCTGTACACCATGCAGGCCGTGCAGACGGCGAGGATGAAGAGCATGGGGACCAGCGCGGTCTTGACGAAACCGCCCCAGTAACTTCCCTTGTAGTCAAGCTCCATGACCGCCGCGCGCCCGACCACCGCGGTGGGCGGCAGACAGTCGCCGACGGGCCACATCACCGACCAGGTGGAAAGCGACACGATCGGGTCGAGCCCGAGCATGTTGAACAGCATGATCAGCGGCACGCCGAACAGCGGCGCGACGGCGTACTGGAGCACGCCTTCGGAAAGCGGCAGGATGATCCACAGCGTGGCGAACAGCACCGTCAGCGGCAGCGTCACCACCATCAGCGACAGCAGCCCGCGGGCGCCGCTCAGCGCCAGCACCTGGATCAGCGTGCCGACGACGACCATCGCGCCGACCAGGCCGAGCAGGTTCTCGACCGTCTGACGGGCGACCGCGAAGATGCGCAGGCGAATGGGGCTCAGCACGATGACGGAAAGAGCCGAGATCATGAACACCAGCGGCAGGCCGAGGACGGGGAAGTTGAAGGGGAACGCGCGTCCGGCGATGACCAGACCGACCAGCACCACGAAGGGAATGACGGCTTTCTGCCAATTCCATCCGGCCGGAGCTTCGGGCAGTTCCTTCAGCGCCTGCTCCACGTCGATCGGTTTACCGCGCCCGGCCAGCCAGAAGGTGGAGAACAAAGCGCCGACGATCGACATCAGCGCCAGCGGCGCGCCGAATCCGACGTAGGGCATGTTCGCGCCGGCGGCCGCCATCATGGCCCACAGGTTGATGGGCGGGCAGGCTGCGCTCATGGCCGCGAGCAGGAAGATTAACGCCACGCGGCGGTCTTCGGAGACGCCCATAGTCATCAACACCGAACCGACCAGAGAGCCGACCGTCAGCACCGTCGTCGCTCCCGAACCGGTGATGGCGCCGGGAACCAGCATCAGGACCGTAAGGAAGAGCAGGCAGACGAAACGGTGCGCGTGGAAGCTGCGCACGATGCAGCGCACGATGTAGGCCACGCCGCCCGACTCCTTGTAGAGCATCATGAAAAACGTGGCCGTCAGGAAGGTCAGGCACACGTCGAAGTAAGTGAAGGAACCTTCGACCACGTGACGGATCATTTCCACGAAGGGAAGGGGCGAGCGGGGGTCGACGCCCTTCGGAAGCAGCGCGTGCACCGCCAGCCCGACCAGGGCCGAGAGGAACATGGACAGCTCCGTGCTTATCTTCATTTTCTTGCCGATGGCGAACGCTACGACGACCGCAGCCAGCACCAGCGAAGAATGGACAAACATAGTCATTGACAAATACGTCCTTTCAACGGAAAAAATTTAAATGGAAAAGAGCGCGGAAAAATAAGGCGTTCCAGCGGCGAACAGGCTGCGGGAACGCCTTTGCCTTATTCGGCGGCCTTCAGCGCGGGGCCGATGGCCAGAGCGTCCTTGACGACAAGCAGAGGCTTGTTGTGCTCCCGGGCATACTTGGTGAAGAAACCGTCGCTGTCGCTGTCGGTGACGACGAGAATCACGTCGGCGTCCTTCATGACAGCCTCGATGGAAGCGGCGTCGGAATTGTCGGTGCGGCGGGCCATGCCTTCGATGTGAGCTCCGATCACGGTCATGCCGAGCTTCTTGGCTTCGGCGATCAGTTCGGTGCAGCGGGCGATTTCGTTTTCAACGTTGGTACCGGCGGCGCCCATCCCTTTCATGCTGGTGCCGGAAGTGACGATCAGCGTCTTGGCGTTGGCGGCGGCCAGCTTGTCGGCGGTGAGCTTGTTGTCGTGATTGGCCGCAATCTTGGACTGCATGGCGGACATGTGCACCATAACGGCGCCGGGGCTCTGGCCGCAGGTGGTGACGATGAAGGGAGCGTTCAGCTTGGGGACTTCCACGGCGAACGCGAAGCTGCCCAGCACGCCGATGGCGAGCAGGGCGACAAAAACGGCGGATAACTTTTTCATGAAAAAACCTCCCGTAAAATTAAATGGCGAAGCAACTGAACGATTCAGCCCGTTTTTTCCTGCGGAAGCGGCGCTGAATCGTTCAGACGTTTCCGAATGCTTAACTCTTCTTGTTGTTGATGTACTTGGTGATCAGCGTTCTGTTCAGCTGATGCCAGGCTTTTTCGGCCTTGTCCATGCAGTCGATGGTGAAATCGGTGACCATCTTGCCGGCGGCGGCGGGATCCTTCTTGTAGAGCTCGGCGCCTTCCTTGTCGATACGGGCCGTCTCCTCGAAGAAGCTCTTCTCGAGGGGGGCGCGCACGGCTCCGAGGTCCGCCATGGCCTCGGCGTAGCGTTTCAAGACGAGGTCGTCGGCGAGCATGAACGTCCACTGGGCGGATTCGGGCGTGTAGCTGTCGCGGTCAAACTGACGCCAGCTGGCTTTTGTGTCGGTGGCGCCGCAGTAGATGGGGACGTAGCAGGTGGTGTGGGGCGCGTCGAAGCCGAACCAGAGGATCGTGCTCAACGGCTTGGGCATGCCGGCGCGGGTCTGGGCGACGAAGCTGTAAGCGCAGTTGATCACCGAGACCGGGCGGCTGTAGTTCATCTTCAGCAGCGCGCGCATGTCGCGGCTGGGGAACGGCGAAGCCAGAGGGCTTTTGACGAGCTTGCCGTCCTTGCGGATGAACCATTCGTCGGCGTCGTACATATCGAACTGCGTGCCGTCGTGATGGCTGCGCAGCATCGCCTGCACGTCCTGCACGGAGAGTTTCCGGCTAGGCTTGACGGCGAAGGGGTAGGACGTCGCTTCCGCCAGCGGATCCCATTCGCGCTCGGGGTCGAGACGGCGGTACAGCGAGTAGAGACGGTTGCGGA
This genomic window contains:
- a CDS encoding dipeptidase, coding for MKRISATLFASAALLAAASASVACTPMGVGPKATADGSILVAHTCDSWYDARVRVVPGGEHQPGEMVDVKIVSCMDSRPGRSLTVAGQIPQAERTYTYFHIGYPFLNEHQVMIGEHTWTGRDEVQSASGLFYIENLEALGLQRGKTAREVIKVMGELAEKYGYGDGGEGLVISDGKELWVFEICGAGLLWTKDSGKPGAIWAARRVPDDEFFVGANRSRLGVIDFNDKDNFMYSANITALAEEMGWWKKGEPFNFSHIFDNGSYGEAAKNSFGSSRREWRAFDIVAPSLKLTPGSGLQDYPFSVKPDHKLTVQDLEKIYSDHLEGTPYDMTKGLAAGPFGSPARFRPQKPKHDMEDRKAWASWERAIAVPQCSYSFIGQTRADLPAAIGGVLWFGLAAPDTTVYTPIYAGVTELPQNWGDNDRVNFNTENPWWAFNFVQQWAQHRWDMMYPEIRAKKATIEQRYFDAQPGVEKLALELYAKDPAAAKAFLTNYCATNMKALEKDWWGFAAQLISKYGQMPFYVEDNKIKQPGYNPAWLKAVDFGGTMADDVKNGR
- a CDS encoding succinylglutamate desuccinylase; the encoded protein is MNLKAVKCLALVVAGAAAATAGMLFKEHREFKEPVVPSAALTQVKKLSDYYPEGGLKGSVNDANVYFFDSGVPGGTILIIGGTHPEEPVANMSAQAFTENVKVTQGQVIVIDRLNTSGSTLTRLGEAYPRFTHVKTDWGVKRWRFGDRASNPLDSWPDPEVYIHYPSGQNLAYMDIRNANRAWPGRANGLLTERTNYAAMQLIRQEHVDMTMDFHEAELEYPVENTMVVHEKGQDVGAMTSMMLTSTMFDVPIGMEFSPKALHGLSHREIGDHSDATSYLCEVAEPMLDRIRGITDEELAMSGKDRFVMKAGEHHLLYSPIDENGWPAEKRVARHVQTVLTLIEVNNMIHPDKTILIEGVPGYGEIMEKGLGFLFHNPAEAPKGRLYYD
- a CDS encoding C4-dicarboxylate ABC transporter produces the protein MTMFVHSSLVLAAVVVAFAIGKKMKISTELSMFLSALVGLAVHALLPKGVDPRSPLPFVEMIRHVVEGSFTYFDVCLTFLTATFFMMLYKESGGVAYIVRCIVRSFHAHRFVCLLFLTVLMLVPGAITGSGATTVLTVGSLVGSVLMTMGVSEDRRVALIFLLAAMSAACPPINLWAMMAAAGANMPYVGFGAPLALMSIVGALFSTFWLAGRGKPIDVEQALKELPEAPAGWNWQKAVIPFVVLVGLVIAGRAFPFNFPVLGLPLVFMISALSVIVLSPIRLRIFAVARQTVENLLGLVGAMVVVGTLIQVLALSGARGLLSLMVVTLPLTVLFATLWIILPLSEGVLQYAVAPLFGVPLIMLFNMLGLDPIVSLSTWSVMWPVGDCLPPTAVVGRAAVMELDYKGSYWGGFVKTALVPMLFILAVCTACMVYSKELAAVIGG
- a CDS encoding DUF6305 family protein; protein product: MKKLSAVFVALLAIGVLGSFAFAVEVPKLNAPFIVTTCGQSPGAVMVHMSAMQSKIAANHDNKLTADKLAAANAKTLIVTSGTSMKGMGAAGTNVENEIARCTELIAEAKKLGMTVIGAHIEGMARRTDNSDAASIEAVMKDADVILVVTDSDSDGFFTKYAREHNKPLLVVKDALAIGPALKAAE